TGTGGGCAATTTTCAGATGACCTTGTTCCTCTGACGTCATTAGGGAGCTATTTTTAGCTTTGCTGTTTATGCTGCAGAGGTtggactggggtgggggaaggaggagaggaggggctggaCCGGCTTCCCTTGTCCCAGAGCCATGCCAAAGAAAGAGTATTTATTCTTCCATATTAATAGAACTACTGGGGCCACCAAGCTGATGACAATATCCCAGTATTCTTATGTTTTTAGATAGGGCCTCATTGGgtagcctacctctgcctcctgagtgctggggttaagaaGGCTTGCTCTGCCATTCCTGGCTCTTGCTTTCTTCACACAAGAGTTTGCTTTTCAGTGGCCACTGCTTCTGGCACACAGAAGAAATGAAACCCGTGGGGTCCAGGGGAAGTTAGAATTCAAAATCTGCCTTTGAGGCCTTGGCTCAGTttcttctctgcctcagtttcctcttagATAAGGGAATGATTCTAACTTCTACTGTCTGTGGTGAGGGGAGCTAAGGACGCCTGACCGGCACAGCATCAACACATGGCGAATAGCAGCATCTGTCACTGTCAACCACACAGCACCATTACATGTGTTGTTTGGGACACGGGGTTGATGGAGACGTGGTCCCTAACACCTGGGTTTACAGAGGTCTCAGATAGGAGGGTGTGCAAACGCCCCCTACAAAGTCAAAAGTAACAGCTGCCACACACATCACTTTCTCCCACCCCTGGAGGGATTTCAAGGCAAGGGAGAAGCAGGTCCTGCCTCCCAGGAAAGTCCTTGACTGCACCTCAGATTCTTCTGGGGAGATGCCCCCTTCTTCAGGCTCTGATGTAATTGGCTAAGTTCGAGGAGCGGGGACATCATAGATTATGGAAGCCCTGAGGGGCTTCTGTGTGCATCTGGGTTAAGAAGGATGGCTTCACAGGACAAGGATGTGTCCCCAGAACATTCCTCTGGCTGTACCCAGGTGACTCACCCAGAGACAGCCTGCCTCGCAGCTggccctctctgggcctctggtAATGCTTTCTAGTGAGCGGGTCTCTGGCATGGCAATCTTCCATCTTGGGTTTGCATTCAAAACATCTGAAGTCCTGCTCAGCTGCTCAAAATGACAAACTCCTGGTACCCAATCCCAGGCAGCCCTCCTCCGAAATGAATTCCAGGAGCTCAGGCCGGAAGAGAGCTTAGAGCAGCCGGCCTGGTGCCTTCTGCTGAGAACTCACCCCTGCCCACCGTGTGTTTCAGATCTCAGCGTCACCCTTACCGTGCTCTGTCTGTGCCCATGCTGACAGGGTTTCACTTATGATTCATCCAGTCATAGCTAGAAGGGGTCATTGAAAAGAACCACACAATTCAAACGAGTAAGAGACACTCAGAATGCCTGCTGCTGTCTCTCCTCCACCAATCTCAGCAGGAAGGACAGAGTGTATGCAGGGACAGAGCTTTCTCACAGGACTGGCTGGGACGGACTGACGGGGCTCCGACTGTCCGGGGAGAGGACAAGGAAAGCAATGTGCTGATGACAGCCCAGTGGCTCTCATAGAAGGCTTGGAGTGGACGCGGCCTTTCCCTTGTCGTTGCTCAACTGCCTGAATTTTCCATCACAGAGGGAAGGGTCAGGCGGGGGGAGCGTCTCCTCAAGCAGGCCCTTGTAAAGCCTCTTGGACAGACTGATTTCCTTTGGGGAGCCAAGAAGCAGTGCTGGGTGGTGTTAACCCCTGCATTCCCAATGAGATTGCCTGGAGATGGGCAGGACCCGTGCTCCTGGAAGGCAGAGCTGCCCAGGGCAAGTGGCCTAAGGAGCCGTGAACTCTGGCTAGAGAAGCCTTCCCTCTGGCCTTGTTAAATCCAACAGGCATAATTGCATCCTGCTGACCTTAATTCCCCTGGCGGGTTTAATTGGGCCTGGCACTGTCCCACTTCCTGCCTTGGCCCCACGGAGACAGAGGGCGTCTGCGCAGCTGGCACAGGGCGGGGAAACCCCTTCATGAGTTAGGTGGGCAGTGGTTCTGATAGATTCTTGCCAGGTTGAGGAGGTTCCCCTGTGCCCTTCCCCCTGTGCCCCTCCCCTGAGCCTCCAAGAGAGTTCTGAGAACCCTGGGGACTCCCTGCAAGCAGCTGACAAGACCAGGTCATCCCACACAGATCAGAACTAGGCCGACTTCCCATCCCAGGCACTTTCGGTAGATAGAGCAGGCAAAGTAGCTGGGCTCTGTATCTGCAGTGGTCACCACATCACCAAGTCCTGGGCCTCTTTCTCCTGTACCAAGTGCTTTACATACACAGGCTGGGCACACATTCTCAGCCACCCTGGGGTGCTCACAGGTCTCTAAAAACTCAGTGAGCTTCCTTGTTGGAGGGGGTCCTCCAGCAGAGGAGGAGACCTCTGGGGCAAATGCCATCTTCATAACTCGTGGCTGAGAACTCCCTTGTAGTGCGCCTGACCCTGACCCCATAGGGCTGCTTCGAGATTAAAGGCGGGATgttcctggggctggggagactcACTCTTCAAAACACATTGCCAGAGGCCCCAGAGAGTCAGCCGTGAGGCAGCCAGTTTTCTGGGAGGAACAGTCTGTATAGTGCTGTGTCACAGGCATGAGGACCCCAGTTCCATCCTGGACACTCATGTGAAAGCTGGGGGTGGCCGCACCAGAGAGGCCAAGGGCCCCTTGCTAGTCAGCCCAGCTAAACTGTGTTCAGTGACAGACCCCGTCTAGCTTGCTTtcccttgctgtgacaaaacaccatgaccaaaagcaacttggggagaaaagggtttatttcaacttacagCTTATGGTCCACCATGAAGGGAACGCAGGGAAGACACtcacagcaggaacctggaggcaggagctggagctgAGGCCACGGATGTTTCTTATACAAGCCAGGACTCCTTGCCCAGGGGATGACACCACTCAATGGGCTGCGTTCTTCCACATCCaccactaatcaagaaaatgccttacaggcttgcgcAGAGGCTAATCTTACCGAGGAGGTTCCCTCTTCTAAGAGGAtgctagcttgtatcaagttgacaaagatGGACAAACGGACAAACAAAACCTACACAGATCAGGTGGGGCAACTGAACATCAACCTCTGCCCCCACCACCCACAATGCTCCTTAAGGACCTGGCTGGCACTGGGGAGGGTTTGTGCTAGGGTTCTTGTGTGGGAATACTAACAAGACCAACAGATTAGAATAAAAGTCTGTTGTGATGAGAGGTAGCTCCGAGTTCAAATCTGACCATTCTGAAGCCACTCACCAGGCTGAGGGCTTTGGGACAAGCCACTTACCGCCCCCGCTCCCCATACGCAGCATCGATCTCTGCATCTTTAACTTGTGAAACACCAAACTCTAAGGACtcttgtgtgggtcctgggagctgGGTCAAAAGAAAACTCGTGGCATCATCAGACCTGGCGCTCAGGGTCTGACAGGTGACATATTGATAACCACAGAGGTAACCAGGGGATGTCGTCAAGGATCACCCTAGTAAAGCATCCAGACTCCCAGCCAGCCTTGCTAGTCAAACACTGGCCATTATGGCAGGTATGTGATGCTGGGGACATAGCCAAGTACCAGGTGGCCATGCTTAGGCTGTGAGCTGACCATAGCAACCGTCTCAGGGCACCAAGGAGCATTGTGGGTGGAGAATTTCGACATTTCAAGGCAAGCCAAACCATACTAGGGAGACAGTTAAGTAGAGGGCCAGAGGTTTCCCCATCTTAGGCGAGGGCAGGAGACATTTTGAACCTTCTGAATGCCATGGATCTACATGGCAGGAGAGAGCGAAGTGTATGAAACATCCTACTAACCTGTATGCCTAGCTTCCTCTGCGTTGGAGGCTTTAGGCAAGTCACTCATTCCTGTAGCCCTCCTTGCCTGCATCCAGAAAATGGGGTGAGTGTGGCCCACAGTTACGACCAACGACAATGAGAAATGAGAAGTTGGAAAAGGCCAATAGGAGGTGCTTGGTGGCTGGGACTCCCTTTCTTATCTTAGGTGAGCTTAGGTTCATATCCAGCCCAGCCTTCACAGGGAAGCACTACATAGACATTGCTTGTTTtggcttcctggaagaggcaTGTTGTCTGCTGAACCTTGAAGAAGAGAAATAGTGAACAGGACCAGCCCAGAGAGGAGACGGAGCCAGAAACCAAGCCTGCGGCGCTCCTGCACTACCTTCTGTTAGCTTTGTCAAGCGCCTTCCACGTTTGCCTGCTTTCAAAGAAATCATGCATTTTGAAATTTAATACATTCTCAAGCCCAAGAAAAACAGTGAAAGGCTGGAGATGTGAGTGACATATGTCTGTcacctcagcactctggaggccgatgcaggaggatcatgggttcTAGGCTACCCTGGAccacatagcaagatcctgtctaaaaaccaaaaataaaatcaaaacaaataatgGTAAGAAGCCCTGAAGGCTTCCTTCCACCCAAGTTATGGATTTCACGTTATCCCGCCAAAGAAGTCTGCACAAATTCCAGCCCCTCTGTCTTGTTTTGCACCTGATTTTTCCCTCCTTTGGAGGTGACTTCATATTTGTCCCTAACAGCTTCCTGATCCATTTCACAATGCCACATTACCCCCCACTACAGAGAGGTCCTGGGCTCCTGGCAGCCTCCATCTCTCCTCTGCGGGGCGGTGGCCAGAACTAGGCATGGTGAGCCACTGAAAGGTTTGCCTCAGTTGGCATCTGGACCCAGACACCTACCCCACAATCCCGTCAACACTCAGCTTTGGCCAGTGCTCAGGGCCTCTCCCAGAAAAGTGTGGGCCGCAGCCTCTGGGCAGGGGGAGAGCACCCTACAGCATGGTCCTCCCTGCCCTATCTCAGCCTGAACACCTCGAACTTGGGTCCCCATCCCTGAAGAAATTTCCCATCAGCCCTTCTTGAGGGGGACCATCTTATGTTTCCTGGTCTCCCTGGGCTACCCAAACCTCCACAGCCCCAAAGAACTCAGGGAAAGGAActttttctcaggaaaaaaaactggaCCTATAGACAATTAAGCAAGTGACCCTGGCGTGATTTCTTACCCAGAGATGGTCTGAGTGGATCCGGAGACCAAGGGGCACAGAGCTGGGCCCTGGAGTCACGGTGGCTCTCCCCAAGCTCCTGGGAACCCTGAGAGGTGTGGCAAAGAGGTGGGCAGAGCCATACTTGGTCCTGGCCATAGTCTTGCCCTTCAGCCCACCAAGGGCCCCTCTTCTTATAGCCCCTACCCTTACCCCAATCGCAGGGGATGCCCGGCAAGGCCTGGCCACAGTCTGTTCCCTAGGGCCCAGGTgccccctccttttttcttcctgatGGTTCCAATGCTATTCTACCCCATGTCAGGCCGTGGGAAGAATGCCGTGTCCTCTGAACGGGGGCCAAGAGTGACAGGTGGTGGCAACCCGCACTCCATGGCCCCTGGTGTCAAAGATCCTCCTCTTAGTCTCCGCCTCCACTGCCCAcgcctctgcctccgcctctgcCCACCGGGTCCAATCCCTTACAACCACCCCAGGATTGCTCCTGAGCAGACTGCCGGCCACCACGTTGCCCTTCTCTATCCAGGTATATCTCTCCTCCCAGTTGTTTGGCCTTGGCCTTCTCTCTCCAAAACCGGAAAAGAGGGGGAGGGTGTCTGACAGCCTGATacacttttctcctctttctgcaGCAACAAAGACTTGAGTTAGACAAGCAGAAACACACGCCTACCTACCTCATGGCTACAGAAAACGGAGCAGTTGAGCTGGGAATCCAGAGCCTGTCAGCAGGTGCCAAGCTGGGgcaggagatgggagggaggagcTTCAGAAGGGATGTTTTTGAAGCCAGGGTTGGGCAGGTTCCTCACAGGGAAGTCTGTGCCCAAGGTTGTTTTGCACGGGAATGGGGATAATCTGTGCGTGGAGTTGGCTGGGTCCAGGAACCCCTTGCTGGAGGGACCGGGGAGATGGGGAACCTCCATCAGTGGCTGTTGGGGTTCACTTCAGCGCGAGTATGCAGAGTGGTGGGAGGCCTGTCCTGGTGGCTCAGGCATTGACAGGTTGTTCCAGAGCGATCTCTGTCAGGCCTGGCAGGGGAAGGGAGGACGGGGATGCTGATGATGCCCCCCCTCCTTTGTAGAACAGACACCTAAAGGTGCTGCAGGCGAtggaactccagcttcagaggaagACCCCAGTCccccagccacagagaaagaccCGGGCCCCTCTAACACAAAGAAAGATCCTGGAACAGAGAAAGACCCAGGCCCCTCTAACACCAAGAAAGACCCTGACACAGAGAAAGACCCAGGCCCCCCTAACATGAAGAAAGACCCCGGGACAGAGAAAGACCCAGGCCCCCCAAACACAAAGAAGGACCCTGGAACAGAGAAAGATCTAGGCCCCCCAAACACGAAGAAAGACCCTGGAACAGAGAAAGACCCAGGCCCCCCTAACACGAAGAAAGAACCTGGAACAGAGAAAGGCCTGGCCCCTTCTAACACAAAGCAAGACCCTGGAACAGAGAAAGACCCAGGCCCCCCTAACATGAAGAAAGACTCCGGGACAAAGAAAGACCCGGAGCCCCCAAACACAAAGAAAGACCCTGGGACAGAGAAAGATCTAGGCCCCCCTAACATGAAGAAAGACCCAGGAATAGAGAAAGACCTGGCCCCCCCTAACATGAAGAAAGATCCTGGAACAGAGAAAGACCCAGGCTCCCCCAACACAAAGAAAGACCCTGGAACAGAGAAAGATCCAGACCCCTCTAACACAGAGAAAGACCCTGGAACAAAGAAAGACCCAGACCCCTCTAACACCAAGAAAGACCCTGACACAGAGAAAGACCTGGGCCCCCCTAACACGAAGGAAGACCCTGGAGCAGAGAAAGACCCAGGTCCCCTTAACACAAAGCAAGACCCTGGCACAGAGAAAGACCTGGGCCCCCCAAACACAAAGCAAGACCCTGGAACAGAGAAAGACCTGGGCCCTCCTAATACGAAGAAAGATCCCGGGACAGAGAAAGACCTGGGCCCCCCTAATACGAAGAAAGATCCAGAGAAAGACCTGGCCCCTCCAAACACAAAGAAGGAccctgggacagagaaagacctgGGCCCCTCCAACACAGAGAAAGACCtcgggacagagaaagactcaggTCCCCCTAACACGAAGAAAGACCTCGGGACAGAGAAAGACCTGGGCCCCCTTAGCACGAAGAAAGACCCTGATACTCCGCACCCAAAGAAAGGTTTGGATCCACCCTCCCTGAAGAAAGATGCCAAAGCCCCTGCTCCAGCGGAAAAGGGTGACTCAGCCAGCAGCCAGGGCCCTTCAAGAGAAGGGGACGGGGATGGGGGTCCTGCTGAAGGCAGTGTGGGGCCTCCTGCAGCCTTGCCCCAGCCCTCTGCCACCCCTGAGGCCAGCGTCCAGAATCAGGatgccaagcaagcactctcgGGCAAGCAGGGACCTGGAGAGCCCAAGGCGGGCAGGAAAGCAGCGGAGTGtcgagaagcaggaagaagaggctcACCCGCCTTTCTTcatagccctagctgccctgccGTCATCTCATGGTGAATGTCCCTGCTCGGGGAGGGAAACAGCGGGGAGCTCCCTTTCCAGGCTTACCCCCCCTGGCTTGAGTACTGGGTGTTATCACatctagcactgggaaggtagtTCTGTCCCAGACCCCCCTTCTCCCACATTGTCCCCGAAGAAACCAGGATATTACCTTTGTTCAGAGAACAGAACGTCAGACAGGGGATGTCCCCAAAGGCCACCCAggttgcctgtttgtttgttttctcaagactTCTGGGGACTTATTTCATGAGTGGCAAGTGGCAAGCTGGAGAGAAGTAGCCCTTCTTAATTTAAGACGAAGAGGCGACTCAGGGTTCACTAGTAAGCCAATGCAATCACTTCCGCACAACTGGACACTCGTGAACTGTAGACACAATAGCGACACTTCTTGCACCATCTGATAGTAACACATTAGTGGCAGTTACATGGCAACTGTTTTTATGAATCAGGGGCTTATAGTTTCCTGTCAGTCGGTAGGATGAGCTACGTCATGGCAGCCAGATCCCGTCAGTAGTTCCTCCGTGTGTTGAGAACTGGCCTTTGAAGTGGATGGTGGAGGTGGACGTATTTGGGGAGGGGGAACAAGGTTGTCTTTGAAGCCTCTAACCTGCACAGTGTGTCTCGCTTCTTAGCTCTGAGAAGACACAGGTTGAGAAGCCCCTAAGTGAGACAACAGAACTCATCTTCACAGGGGTGTCTGTGACCCCCGACTCCCAAGATCCTGGGCCAGCCAAGGCAGAAGGCGGGACAAACA
The Microtus pennsylvanicus isolate mMicPen1 chromosome 2, mMicPen1.hap1, whole genome shotgun sequence DNA segment above includes these coding regions:
- the Mylk2 gene encoding myosin light chain kinase 2, skeletal/cardiac muscle; amino-acid sequence: MATENGAVELGIQSLSAEQTPKGAAGDGTPASEEDPSPPATEKDPGPSNTKKDPGTEKDPGPSNTKKDPDTEKDPGPPNMKKDPGTEKDPGPPNTKKDPGTEKDLGPPNTKKDPGTEKDPGPPNTKKEPGTEKGLAPSNTKQDPGTEKDPGPPNMKKDSGTKKDPEPPNTKKDPGTEKDLGPPNMKKDPGIEKDLAPPNMKKDPGTEKDPGSPNTKKDPGTEKDPDPSNTEKDPGTKKDPDPSNTKKDPDTEKDLGPPNTKEDPGAEKDPGPLNTKQDPGTEKDLGPPNTKQDPGTEKDLGPPNTKKDPGTEKDLGPPNTKKDPEKDLAPPNTKKDPGTEKDLGPSNTEKDLGTEKDSGPPNTKKDLGTEKDLGPLSTKKDPDTPHPKKGLDPPSLKKDAKAPAPAEKGDSASSQGPSREGDGDGGPAEGSVGPPAALPQPSATPEASVQNQDAKQALSGKQGPGEPKAGRKAAECREAGRRGSPAFLHSPSCPAVISCSEKTQVEKPLSETTELIFTGVSVTPDSQDPGPAKAEGGTNTLEENQKAEAEKAPGQAGQAKVQGDTSQRIEFQAVPSERAEVGQALCLTAREEDCFQILDDCPPPPAPFPHRIVELRTGNVNSEFSMNSKESLGGGKFGAVCTCTEKATGLKLAAKVIKKQTPKDKEMVLLEIEVMNQLNHRNLIQLYSAIETSHEIILFMEYIEGGELFERIVDEDYQLTEVDTMVFVRQICDGILFMHKMRVLHLDLKPENILCVNTTGHLVKIIDFGLARRYNPNEKLKVNFGTPEFLSPEVVNYDQISDKTDMWSLGVITYMLLSGLSPFLGDDDTETLNNVLSANWYFDEETFEAVSDEAKDFVSNLIMKDQSTRMSAEQCLAHPWLNNLAEKAKRCNRRLKSQILLKKYLMKRRWKKNFIAVSAANRFKKISSSGALMALGV